A single region of the Anaerolineales bacterium genome encodes:
- a CDS encoding serine/threonine protein kinase, producing the protein MTNTTNSTLLLDNAAQLPPAATGSRRLTLVRLGWILFMIGLGVYIFGVMIPIDILRWGSRQCNPTFNGGMLFPESVCAYALAASEGLYIIFLCLLGTLIIWQKKHDKMTIFTAFGLVFSGLAVTPGSTYLPVFQETAPFALPVTALGFIWLSLIFLIAPDGQFVPRWSRLIAVALILWFGSWVVIPGAFPIQVAALDTPSLVTRGLLIIYLSIAPSFLVQLYRYRNAYNATQRQQAKVLVFAVSFAFASYLAVIILEVSVRTAFAGTPLVGQMTQLGIILRLICISFGTVGIAVSALRYRLWEADLVITRSLVVGMVTAVLGGVFFGVTILIQRIALSITGGQRSEVAVVVAAFSIALAFTPTLNRLKTVIDRRFYPKYLAKAEALKTATQQQRNNQSGQGVTISAAPMGKVVGSYEVFEPIGRGGMADVYRGRHITLSRPAAIKIMAAQAGSAAEERGDALTRFEREAKVIAGLRHPNIVQVYDFGVADGMYYIAMELINGQDLAQVIRERGALPFAEALSLIKQLADALDYAHSVGVVHRDVKPQNVLMQPTTAVNMFTLAPLRPILTDFGIAKLTESDSGLTKTGVLGTLDYIAPEQILAATHADGRADQYALGIMAFQMLTGRLPFIAHNPGALVLAHLQQKPSDPRQLRADLPPTVTKALERVLAKEPSERYPTAAEFAAALA; encoded by the coding sequence ATGACCAACACAACAAACAGCACCCTTCTGCTTGATAACGCCGCGCAATTGCCGCCAGCAGCAACTGGAAGCAGACGGCTGACGCTTGTTCGCCTCGGTTGGATTCTGTTCATGATCGGGCTTGGTGTGTACATTTTTGGGGTGATGATTCCCATCGACATTCTGCGGTGGGGAAGCCGCCAATGCAATCCCACGTTTAACGGCGGAATGCTGTTTCCAGAGTCAGTTTGCGCCTATGCGTTGGCGGCAAGCGAGGGGCTTTACATCATTTTCCTCTGCCTGCTAGGGACGCTGATCATCTGGCAAAAAAAGCACGACAAAATGACCATCTTCACCGCCTTTGGGCTTGTGTTTAGCGGGCTGGCGGTCACACCGGGCAGCACCTACCTCCCCGTTTTCCAAGAAACCGCCCCGTTTGCGCTCCCCGTCACCGCCCTTGGCTTCATTTGGCTTTCGCTCATCTTCCTCATCGCCCCTGATGGGCAGTTTGTCCCCCGTTGGTCGCGGCTGATTGCCGTTGCGCTAATTCTTTGGTTTGGGTCGTGGGTGGTGATTCCTGGGGCGTTCCCCATTCAAGTGGCGGCGCTGGACACCCCCAGTCTGGTGACACGCGGCTTATTGATTATTTATCTGAGTATAGCCCCATCGTTTCTGGTGCAGCTTTACCGCTATCGCAACGCTTATAACGCCACCCAACGGCAGCAGGCGAAAGTGCTTGTCTTTGCCGTCAGTTTTGCCTTTGCCAGCTATTTGGCGGTGATCATCCTTGAGGTGAGCGTGCGGACGGCATTTGCCGGAACACCTCTTGTGGGGCAAATGACCCAATTGGGCATCATCCTTCGCCTGATCTGTATCTCGTTTGGCACGGTGGGGATCGCCGTCTCTGCGCTGCGCTACCGCCTTTGGGAAGCCGATCTGGTGATCACCCGCTCGCTTGTCGTGGGGATGGTCACGGCGGTCTTAGGGGGCGTCTTTTTCGGGGTGACGATCCTCATCCAGCGGATCGCCCTCAGCATCACAGGCGGGCAGCGTTCGGAAGTGGCGGTGGTCGTCGCCGCGTTCTCCATTGCCCTCGCCTTTACGCCCACGCTCAACCGCTTAAAAACCGTCATTGATCGCCGCTTTTACCCCAAATATCTGGCGAAAGCCGAGGCGCTTAAAACGGCAACCCAACAGCAGCGGAACAACCAGTCCGGGCAAGGGGTGACCATCAGCGCAGCGCCGATGGGAAAGGTGGTTGGCAGCTACGAGGTCTTTGAACCCATTGGGCGGGGCGGCATGGCAGATGTCTATCGGGGGCGGCATATTACGCTCAGCCGTCCGGCGGCGATCAAAATCATGGCGGCGCAGGCGGGAAGTGCCGCTGAAGAGAGGGGGGATGCGCTCACCCGCTTTGAGCGTGAGGCGAAAGTGATCGCCGGACTGCGCCACCCCAACATCGTTCAAGTGTACGATTTCGGCGTGGCTGATGGCATGTATTACATTGCGATGGAGTTGATCAACGGGCAGGATTTAGCCCAGGTGATTCGTGAACGTGGGGCGCTGCCCTTTGCCGAAGCGCTCAGCTTGATCAAACAGCTTGCCGACGCGCTGGACTACGCACACAGCGTCGGCGTTGTTCACCGCGATGTGAAGCCGCAAAATGTCCTTATGCAGCCAACGACGGCAGTGAATATGTTTACCCTTGCCCCGCTGCGCCCTATCCTGACCGATTTTGGTATTGCCAAGCTGACCGAAAGCGACAGCGGCTTAACGAAAACGGGCGTGTTGGGGACGCTTGATTACATTGCCCCAGAGCAAATCCTTGCCGCCACCCATGCCGATGGGCGTGCCGATCAATACGCGCTAGGAATCATGGCCTTTCAGATGCTCACCGGGCGGCTGCCTTTCATTGCCCATAATCCGGGGGCGCTGGTTTTGGCACATTTGCAACAGAAACCGTCCGACCCCCGCCAACTGCGAGCGGATTTACCGCCCACTGTAACGAAGGCGCTTGAGCGCGTCTTGGCAAAAGAACCCTCCGAACGCTACCCAACGGCTGCCGAATTTGCGGCGGCATTGGCGTGA
- a CDS encoding aspartate aminotransferase family protein: protein MTSLVSPDQTAAHIMGVESDHIVQVYARPPFVLSHGAGMRVWDTAGNEYLDFMAGIAVNALGHADPGIAEVLAAQAQKLIHTSNLYHTIPAVQLAEKLTAHSFADRVFFTNSGTEANEGAIKFARKFARANGHHHKAGLVCFDHAFHGRTMGSLSLTPKAAYQDPFKPLLPGVTVAPFNEISALETAITEDTCAVFLEPVQGEGGIHPFSADFLRAVRARCDSVGALLIFDEVQCGLGRTGDLWAHTAGGVMPDMMTLAKPLAGGLPIGAILVTERVGAALKPGDHGSTFAGGPLITAVANYVFDRINAESFLTHVRETGTYLKERLEEITSPHITEVRGRGFMLGVEFDIAVADLVKKGQEKGLLLVGSGQNVLRVIPPLIAEKADCDTFVERLSDILAAL from the coding sequence ATGACTAGTCTTGTTTCGCCCGACCAGACCGCCGCCCACATCATGGGGGTGGAGAGCGATCACATCGTCCAAGTTTATGCCCGTCCGCCGTTCGTCCTTTCGCATGGGGCGGGGATGCGTGTGTGGGATACTGCCGGCAACGAATACCTTGATTTTATGGCGGGGATCGCCGTGAACGCCCTCGGTCATGCCGATCCGGGCATTGCCGAGGTGTTGGCGGCGCAAGCGCAAAAGTTGATCCACACCAGCAACCTCTACCACACGATTCCCGCTGTGCAGCTTGCCGAAAAGCTGACGGCGCACAGCTTTGCTGATCGCGTCTTTTTCACAAACTCTGGGACAGAGGCAAACGAGGGGGCGATCAAGTTTGCCCGTAAGTTCGCCCGCGCCAACGGTCACCATCACAAAGCCGGACTGGTCTGTTTTGATCATGCCTTTCACGGGCGGACGATGGGATCGCTTTCCCTGACCCCGAAAGCCGCCTATCAAGACCCCTTCAAGCCCCTTCTGCCCGGCGTCACTGTCGCCCCCTTCAACGAGATCAGCGCCCTAGAGACGGCGATCACCGAGGACACCTGCGCCGTGTTCCTTGAACCCGTGCAAGGCGAAGGCGGGATTCACCCCTTTTCGGCGGACTTTTTGCGGGCGGTGCGGGCGCGGTGCGATTCAGTGGGGGCGCTCCTCATTTTTGATGAGGTGCAGTGCGGCTTGGGGCGCACAGGCGACCTCTGGGCGCACACGGCGGGGGGCGTCATGCCCGATATGATGACGCTGGCAAAGCCGCTGGCGGGCGGGCTGCCCATCGGCGCAATCCTCGTCACCGAACGGGTGGGAGCGGCGCTCAAGCCCGGCGATCACGGCAGTACCTTTGCCGGCGGTCCATTGATCACGGCGGTAGCAAACTACGTTTTTGACCGGATCAACGCAGAATCCTTCCTGACCCATGTTCGGGAGACGGGAACTTACCTGAAAGAACGCTTGGAGGAGATCACCAGCCCACACATCACCGAGGTGCGCGGACGGGGCTTCATGCTGGGCGTGGAGTTCGATATTGCCGTTGCCGATCTTGTCAAAAAGGGGCAAGAAAAGGGGCTGCTCTTGGTGGGATCGGGGCAGAACGTCCTGCGAGTGATCCCGCCGCTGATCGCTGAAAAAGCCGATTGCGATACGTTTGTCGAACGCCTTTCGGACATCTTGGCAGCCCTGTAA
- the nagA gene encoding N-acetylglucosamine-6-phosphate deacetylase, whose amino-acid sequence MTQLIDNATLITPSGTLTKGWLLLDKGRIAVIGEHHPPPADDYLNGRGDEGWVVLPGYIDIHVHGSIGCDTMNGTPEALAALSTFFASKGVTGWLATTVTNSDAATHRALENVAAHMGKRMPGAAVLGAHLEGPYINMKAKGAQNGAFVRPADPAEYERWLATGAIRLTTVAPEIEANRAFIRACLERGIVVSIGHTQATYEEALAAFDMGISHATHTFNAMTPLHHRKPGVVGAVLTDPRITCEIIPDLFHVHGAMVSLVAAAKGSDQVALITDAIAGAGMSDGIYDLGGQAVTVRNGEATLADGTLAGSIVTMDQAVRNARAVTGLDWTTISRMASATPARQAGYGGQKGMIRVDYDADLILLDSHGEIQITIVGGNVVYQRKS is encoded by the coding sequence ATGACCCAGTTGATTGACAACGCCACGCTGATCACCCCTAGCGGGACGCTCACAAAAGGATGGCTGCTGCTCGATAAGGGGCGTATTGCCGTTATCGGCGAACACCACCCGCCCCCCGCTGATGACTACCTGAACGGGCGGGGCGATGAAGGGTGGGTCGTCTTGCCCGGTTACATCGATATCCACGTCCATGGCAGCATCGGTTGTGATACGATGAACGGCACGCCCGAAGCGTTGGCGGCGCTCTCCACCTTCTTTGCCTCAAAGGGGGTCACGGGATGGCTGGCAACAACGGTGACGAACTCCGACGCGGCAACGCACCGCGCCCTTGAGAATGTCGCCGCACACATGGGCAAACGGATGCCCGGTGCGGCGGTTTTGGGGGCGCACCTTGAGGGACCCTATATCAACATGAAGGCAAAGGGGGCGCAAAATGGGGCGTTTGTCCGCCCCGCCGACCCCGCCGAATATGAGCGCTGGCTGGCGACGGGGGCGATCCGCCTCACGACGGTTGCCCCCGAAATTGAGGCGAATCGGGCGTTCATCCGCGCCTGTCTCGAACGCGGGATCGTTGTCTCTATCGGGCATACCCAAGCGACCTATGAGGAAGCCCTTGCCGCCTTCGATATGGGGATTAGCCACGCCACACACACGTTTAACGCCATGACCCCACTCCACCACCGCAAACCGGGCGTCGTTGGCGCGGTCTTGACCGACCCACGCATCACCTGCGAGATTATCCCCGATCTGTTCCATGTTCACGGCGCAATGGTGAGCCTTGTCGCGGCGGCAAAGGGGAGCGATCAGGTTGCCCTGATCACAGACGCCATTGCCGGCGCGGGGATGTCCGATGGCATTTACGACCTCGGCGGGCAGGCGGTGACGGTGCGCAACGGCGAGGCGACCCTTGCCGATGGCACATTGGCGGGGAGCATCGTCACGATGGATCAGGCGGTGCGCAATGCGCGGGCGGTGACGGGGTTGGATTGGACGACGATCAGCCGCATGGCAAGCGCGACGCCCGCCCGCCAAGCGGGGTACGGGGGGCAAAAGGGCATGATCCGCGTTGACTATGACGCCGATCTGATCCTTCTCGATTCGCACGGGGAGATACAAATCACCATCGTTGGGGGGAACGTCGTCTATCAGCGGAAGTCCTAA
- the argB gene encoding acetylglutamate kinase — MTLVLKIGGNQLDDPAFIAGMAAAVKALPAPAVIVHGGGQSIKALQERLGIVPRYVGGLRVTDPETLTIVMMSLIGAINPMLVAALQTQGVQAQGFNGADQGLLRGEKLSHPDGDLGAVGVITTVRAEVLRGLLAAGIVPVIAPIMLGIDGTFFNINADRAAGAVGAALNAERVVFLTNVRGVLKEGAVIPTLNRTAIQTQINAGVITGGMAVKVNAALDALSAGVRAAVITDLAGLAAGTGTTISHDL; from the coding sequence ATGACACTCGTCTTGAAAATTGGGGGAAATCAATTGGATGACCCCGCCTTCATCGCGGGGATGGCGGCGGCGGTGAAGGCGCTCCCTGCCCCGGCGGTGATTGTTCATGGCGGTGGGCAGAGCATCAAGGCGCTTCAAGAGCGCTTAGGAATTGTCCCCCGCTATGTGGGCGGGCTTCGCGTGACCGACCCCGAAACCCTGACCATTGTCATGATGAGCCTGATCGGGGCGATCAACCCGATGCTTGTCGCCGCGCTGCAAACACAGGGCGTTCAGGCGCAGGGCTTCAATGGGGCAGATCAAGGGCTGCTGCGGGGGGAAAAACTGAGCCACCCTGATGGCGATCTCGGCGCGGTGGGGGTGATCACCACTGTGCGTGCGGAGGTTCTGCGCGGGTTGTTGGCGGCGGGCATTGTGCCGGTGATCGCCCCAATCATGCTAGGGATAGATGGCACATTCTTCAACATCAACGCAGATCGGGCGGCGGGGGCGGTGGGCGCGGCGCTGAATGCAGAGCGCGTCGTTTTTCTGACGAACGTCCGCGGTGTGTTGAAAGAGGGGGCAGTGATTCCCACCCTAAACCGCACGGCGATCCAAACTCAGATCAACGCGGGGGTGATCACAGGGGGGATGGCGGTGAAGGTGAACGCCGCCCTAGACGCCCTGAGCGCCGGAGTCCGCGCTGCTGTAATCACCGACCTTGCGGGCTTGGCGGCGGGGACGGGGACAACGATTAGCCATGACTTGTAA
- the fabG gene encoding 3-oxoacyl-[acyl-carrier-protein] reductase: MPTFAERVAIVTGGSRGIGRGIALELAKAGVSVIVNYHSSASAAEEVVAAITAAGGKAAAVKADVSNLAEADTLIKAAVDTYGKLDILINNAGVTRDNLIMLMKEEDWDTVLTTNLKSAWNCARAASKVMMRKRYGRIVNITSVVGLTGQAGQSNYAASKAGLIGLTKSLARELAARNITVNAVAPGFITTDMTSTLAAEMKAELDKRILLGRYGSPEDIAYAVAFLAADEASYITGQILTVDGGLVMG, from the coding sequence ATGCCCACATTTGCAGAGCGCGTCGCTATTGTCACTGGCGGAAGTCGTGGCATTGGACGGGGCATTGCCCTTGAACTGGCAAAAGCAGGGGTGAGCGTCATTGTCAATTACCACAGCAGCGCCAGCGCCGCCGAGGAGGTCGTGGCGGCGATCACGGCGGCGGGGGGGAAGGCGGCTGCCGTCAAAGCCGATGTGAGCAACCTTGCCGAGGCAGACACTCTGATCAAAGCGGCGGTAGATACCTATGGTAAGCTCGACATTTTGATCAACAACGCCGGCGTCACGCGGGATAACCTGATCATGCTCATGAAAGAGGAGGATTGGGATACCGTCTTGACGACGAACCTGAAAAGCGCGTGGAACTGCGCCCGCGCCGCCTCGAAGGTGATGATGCGCAAGCGCTACGGGCGAATTGTGAATATCACCAGCGTTGTCGGGCTGACGGGGCAAGCCGGACAGAGCAACTATGCCGCCAGCAAAGCCGGCTTGATTGGCTTGACGAAATCGTTGGCGCGGGAGCTTGCCGCCCGCAATATCACCGTGAACGCCGTTGCGCCGGGATTCATCACCACCGATATGACCAGCACCCTTGCGGCAGAGATGAAAGCGGAACTAGACAAACGGATTCTTTTGGGACGCTATGGATCGCCGGAAGATATTGCCTATGCGGTGGCGTTCCTTGCCGCAGATGAGGCAAGCTACATCACTGGACAAATTCTCACCGTCGATGGCGGACTGGTCATGGGTTGA
- a CDS encoding DUF951 domain-containing protein, whose amino-acid sequence MPTKTPLQIQIGDTIQMRKVHPCGSDRWTIYRVGADVGIKCAGCGRRVMLTRREFDKAAKAKLPPAPESDEG is encoded by the coding sequence ATGCCAACGAAAACACCCCTTCAAATTCAGATTGGGGATACGATCCAAATGCGGAAGGTACATCCCTGCGGCTCAGATCGCTGGACGATCTATCGGGTGGGGGCGGATGTGGGGATCAAGTGCGCTGGCTGTGGGCGGCGGGTCATGCTCACGCGGCGGGAATTCGATAAGGCGGCGAAGGCGAAGCTCCCGCCCGCACCAGAGAGCGACGAAGGCTGA
- a CDS encoding argininosuccinate synthase, with product MSKQPQQYKKVVLSYSGGLDTSVIVPWLRETFNCEVVCFTADLGQGDELDGLEEKAKKSGASKLIIRDLRKEFLTEFVFPTMRAGAIYERDYLLGTSFARPLIARHLVEIAEEEGGDAVAHGCTGKGNDQVRFEVTVMALNPKLGIIAPWRDDRWFIRSREDAVEYAEERGIPVSATLKSIYSRDRNMFHMSHEGGPLENPWNKPEESMFTLSKSPQEAPDLTEAVEISFKEGYPVALDGAPMEALDLFLALNDLGAKHGIGRVDMVENRLVGMKSRGVYETPGGTILFKAHQALESICLDKATLHMKLQMAIKYAELVYNGQWYSTLRDALDAFVDVTQQPMTGDVRLDLYKGNVIVTGRRSPNSLYREDYASFGRMDIYDQKDAEGFIHLFGLPNKIDALINIDGGGRSRYRAPDYTKFKRD from the coding sequence ATGTCGAAACAACCACAACAGTACAAGAAAGTTGTTCTTTCTTACAGCGGCGGGCTGGACACTTCGGTGATCGTCCCCTGGCTGCGGGAGACGTTCAACTGCGAGGTCGTCTGTTTCACCGCCGATCTGGGACAGGGCGACGAACTAGACGGGCTGGAAGAAAAGGCAAAGAAAAGCGGCGCCAGCAAATTGATCATCCGCGATCTGCGCAAGGAATTCCTGACCGAGTTCGTTTTTCCGACGATGCGAGCAGGGGCAATTTACGAGCGCGATTATCTGCTTGGCACGTCCTTTGCCCGTCCGCTGATCGCCCGCCACTTGGTGGAGATTGCCGAAGAAGAAGGCGGCGATGCCGTTGCGCATGGCTGTACAGGCAAGGGCAATGATCAGGTGCGCTTTGAAGTCACTGTCATGGCGCTTAACCCGAAGTTGGGGATCATCGCCCCCTGGCGCGATGACCGCTGGTTCATTCGGAGTCGGGAGGACGCCGTAGAGTATGCCGAAGAACGGGGGATTCCTGTTTCGGCAACGCTGAAATCGATCTACAGTCGGGATCGGAACATGTTCCATATGAGCCACGAAGGGGGACCGCTGGAGAATCCCTGGAACAAACCGGAAGAATCGATGTTCACCCTTTCCAAAAGCCCGCAAGAGGCTCCCGACTTAACCGAAGCGGTGGAGATCAGTTTTAAAGAGGGCTATCCGGTGGCGCTCGATGGCGCTCCGATGGAGGCGCTTGATCTGTTCCTCGCCCTGAACGATCTCGGCGCGAAACACGGTATTGGACGGGTCGATATGGTCGAAAACCGTCTTGTCGGGATGAAATCACGCGGGGTCTACGAAACGCCCGGTGGGACGATCCTCTTTAAGGCGCATCAGGCGTTGGAGAGCATTTGCCTCGACAAAGCGACGCTCCACATGAAGCTGCAGATGGCGATCAAATATGCCGAACTCGTTTACAACGGGCAGTGGTACAGCACCCTGCGCGATGCGCTGGATGCCTTTGTCGATGTGACGCAGCAGCCCATGACGGGCGACGTGCGCCTTGATCTCTATAAGGGAAACGTGATCGTCACCGGACGGCGCAGCCCCAACAGCCTGTACCGTGAGGATTACGCCTCGTTCGGGCGGATGGACATTTACGATCAGAAGGATGCCGAAGGGTTCATCCACCTCTTTGGCTTGCCGAACAAGATCGACGCCCTGATCAACATTGATGGCGGCGGGCGCAGCCGTTACCGCGCCCCCGACTACACAAAGTTCAAGCGCGACTAG
- a CDS encoding peptidoglycan DD-metalloendopeptidase family protein: MGFRRVLIVLTLLALLSAGMIRPSLAQPQVDCGVVNAIDYPLDGISIEHDDFGFFRAGFGGYHAGIDMAFGRYGEPVRATARGRVTFSDTAGWADEKGVVILEHLFPDGSTYFTLYGHMEEVNAYTFPKVGQCVSLGDIIGAVGNPKASAIHLHYEIRQMRASAGGPGYAFGDPLSEGWFHPIEFTEQWRLRLTPAFRNVITSTGTLLGMPLVLPDGNVVFAGTHQIEMMDPGNRSLWRLSVNGLLGVVSLPDGRLLGRTRENQVLLFQGGRFVASWLPDRPLRSPPFLLGGGVAFLSDDHRLISYTAEGGLNWMTDPLSAYLEHVVVSGDLVAISGQRGGVDRLWVIDPTGHFRYEGGAPAPIIPIATPYGFLLLVGTQASLLVPDGTIIGLMDIGQPFGRSAAAALDAGGNLYVYPGQGAYLNAYAADGSLRWTARLAGLPREAPLLGIGAGCVLYALTDSGSLMAFNAEDGSLRGVTTLYAGGAAQVPAARLLEVLPGDMVRFSAGYLSIATVDGFQLAGVESCG; the protein is encoded by the coding sequence ATGGGTTTTCGTCGCGTCCTGATCGTCCTCACCCTTTTGGCGCTGCTCAGCGCGGGCATGATTCGCCCAAGCCTTGCCCAACCACAGGTAGATTGCGGGGTGGTAAACGCCATCGACTACCCGCTGGATGGAATCAGCATTGAGCATGACGATTTTGGCTTTTTTCGGGCGGGCTTTGGCGGCTACCATGCTGGCATCGATATGGCATTCGGGCGCTATGGCGAGCCGGTGCGGGCGACGGCGCGGGGGCGCGTCACCTTCAGCGATACAGCGGGGTGGGCAGACGAAAAAGGGGTGGTCATTCTCGAACACCTTTTCCCCGATGGCAGCACCTATTTCACCCTCTATGGGCATATGGAAGAAGTGAACGCTTACACCTTTCCCAAAGTGGGGCAGTGTGTCTCGTTGGGCGATATCATCGGCGCGGTGGGCAACCCCAAAGCGAGCGCCATTCACCTTCACTATGAGATTCGGCAGATGCGGGCGAGCGCGGGCGGTCCCGGCTACGCCTTTGGCGATCCGCTCTCGGAGGGCTGGTTTCACCCCATTGAGTTCACCGAACAATGGCGGCTGCGCCTGACACCCGCCTTTCGGAATGTGATCACCAGCACCGGAACTCTTTTGGGGATGCCCCTCGTCTTGCCCGATGGGAACGTCGTCTTTGCCGGCACACACCAGATCGAAATGATGGATCCGGGCAATCGTTCGTTGTGGCGGCTGAGTGTGAACGGCTTGTTGGGGGTCGTCTCCCTTCCCGATGGGCGTCTGTTGGGGCGGACGAGGGAGAATCAAGTCCTGCTCTTTCAGGGAGGGCGCTTTGTCGCCTCGTGGCTGCCAGATCGCCCTTTGCGCTCCCCGCCCTTTTTACTTGGGGGGGGCGTCGCCTTCCTCAGCGACGATCACCGCCTTATCAGCTACACCGCCGAGGGCGGCTTGAACTGGATGACGGACCCGCTCAGCGCCTATTTGGAACATGTCGTTGTCAGCGGCGATCTGGTTGCCATTAGCGGGCAGCGGGGAGGTGTGGATCGCCTGTGGGTGATCGACCCGACGGGGCATTTTCGCTATGAGGGCGGCGCTCCCGCCCCGATCATTCCCATCGCCACGCCCTACGGGTTTCTGCTCTTGGTCGGCACACAGGCGAGTCTGCTTGTGCCGGATGGGACGATCATCGGGCTGATGGACATTGGGCAGCCCTTTGGGCGTTCGGCGGCGGCGGCGCTGGATGCGGGAGGGAATCTGTACGTGTACCCTGGACAGGGCGCGTACCTAAACGCCTATGCCGCCGATGGTTCGCTGCGCTGGACGGCACGCTTAGCAGGCTTGCCCCGTGAAGCCCCGCTGCTTGGTATTGGGGCGGGCTGCGTTCTGTACGCTCTTACCGATTCCGGCTCGCTGATGGCGTTCAATGCCGAAGATGGCAGCCTGCGGGGAGTGACGACCCTTTACGCGGGCGGCGCGGCGCAAGTGCCAGCGGCGCGTCTACTGGAGGTGCTGCCCGGCGATATGGTGCGCTTTTCGGCGGGCTACCTCTCGATTGCCACCGTCGATGGTTTTCAACTCGCCGGTGTAGAGTCCTGCGGGTGA
- a CDS encoding N-acetyl-gamma-glutamyl-phosphate reductase, with protein sequence MTAQSPNASPALPTIRQTMTIHNVGVYGATGYTGQTLLSLLAKHPAARVAFATSESSRETVGGLNLLPIAEAPLDQVGTIFLCLPHGVSGEIAAKAAARGVRVIDLSADLRLDTPDLYKTWYGHDHPAPHLLPAVYGLSEVYGGAIKTAQIVANPGCHVTAVLLALYPLARARALTGDPIIADTKTGISGAGKALKLDSLFVEVYGDVRPYKPGRNHRHVPEMEQELHKWQADAGSILFTPHVVPVDVGLLATVYVRLKGGWSLPRIMAAFRSEYEGEPLIDLLPEGTPAPMKAATHTNKAVIGVAALEGDTLIVTSAIDNLRKGAASQAVQNFNLMSGLPTETGLL encoded by the coding sequence ATGACCGCACAATCACCCAATGCCTCACCAGCCTTACCAACCATCCGCCAGACAATGACCATCCACAACGTTGGCGTGTACGGGGCGACAGGCTACACCGGACAAACCCTGCTCAGCTTGCTTGCCAAACATCCAGCGGCGCGGGTTGCCTTTGCCACCTCCGAAAGTTCTCGCGAGACGGTGGGTGGGCTGAATCTGCTCCCCATTGCCGAAGCGCCGCTGGATCAGGTGGGGACGATTTTCCTCTGTCTGCCGCACGGCGTCTCTGGCGAGATCGCGGCGAAGGCGGCGGCGCGCGGCGTTCGCGTCATCGACCTCAGCGCCGATCTGCGGCTGGACACGCCCGACCTGTATAAGACATGGTACGGGCATGATCACCCCGCGCCCCATCTGCTCCCCGCCGTGTACGGACTCAGCGAGGTCTACGGGGGAGCGATTAAGACGGCGCAGATCGTCGCCAACCCGGGCTGCCATGTGACGGCGGTGCTGTTGGCGCTTTACCCCTTAGCGCGGGCGCGGGCGCTGACGGGCGACCCGATCATTGCCGATACCAAGACGGGCATTTCGGGGGCGGGGAAGGCGCTCAAGCTCGATTCGCTGTTTGTGGAAGTGTATGGCGATGTTCGCCCCTACAAACCCGGACGCAATCACCGCCATGTGCCGGAGATGGAGCAAGAACTTCACAAATGGCAAGCGGATGCTGGATCGATCCTCTTTACCCCCCATGTTGTGCCTGTTGATGTTGGGCTGCTGGCGACAGTCTATGTTCGGCTGAAGGGGGGCTGGTCGCTGCCGCGCATCATGGCTGCGTTCCGCAGCGAATACGAGGGCGAACCGCTGATCGACCTTCTACCAGAGGGGACGCCCGCCCCCATGAAGGCGGCGACCCACACGAACAAAGCCGTGATCGGCGTCGCCGCATTGGAAGGGGATACCCTGATCGTCACCAGCGCCATTGATAACCTGCGGAAAGGGGCGGCAAGTCAGGCGGTGCAGAACTTCAACCTGATGAGCGGTCTGCCAACGGAGACGGGACTGCTATGA